A genome region from Bacteroidales bacterium includes the following:
- a CDS encoding MmcQ/YjbR family DNA-binding protein, with translation MNVEEIRDFCLSLTGSTECMPFDDETLVFKVGGKMFAFIPLEKTDTFINLKCDPEYSAALREKYNSIQPGYHMNKRYWNTVFVNNEISENLLKKMIKHSYDEVVKKLPKSEQSKYR, from the coding sequence ATGAATGTGGAGGAAATTAGAGATTTTTGTTTGTCATTAACTGGCAGCACTGAATGCATGCCTTTTGACGATGAAACGCTTGTGTTTAAAGTTGGAGGCAAAATGTTTGCTTTTATTCCTTTAGAAAAAACAGACACATTCATAAATCTAAAATGCGATCCGGAGTATTCGGCAGCATTAAGAGAAAAATACAATTCTATTCAGCCTGGCTACCACATGAATAAACGTTATTGGAACACAGTTTTTGTAAATAATGAAATATCAGAAAATTTGTTAAAGAAAATGATAAAACATTCCTATGACGAAGTGGTAAAAAAACTTCCAAAGAGCGAGCAAAGTAAATATAGATAA
- the gyrB gene encoding DNA topoisomerase (ATP-hydrolyzing) subunit B: MTEETKTLEKIENGYSAENIQVLEGLEAVRKRPAMYIGDVGQRGLHHLVYEVVDNSIDEALAGFCTNIDVTINKDNSIIVTDNGRGIPVDMHEKEKRSALEVVMTVLHAGGKFDKGSYKVSGGLHGVGVSCVNALSSSLIATIHKDGKIFEQKYAYGKPITGVEEIGKTDKTGTTIYFMPDSGIFNNVTYVYDILASRLKELSFLNKGIKLTLTDERENEDGETTRDEFYSARGLRDFIEYLDGNREKLIEEPIYFEGEKNGVPIEIAMQYNTSFSENVHTFVNNINTIEGGTHLAGFRRGLTRTLKAYAEKSGMLAKLKFDISGDDFREGLTAIISVKVAEPQFEGQTKTKLGNTDVMGVVDTVISEYLNYYLEENPKEAKAIVNKVILAATARHAARKARELVQRKNVLTIGGLPGKLADCSEKDPSLCEIFLVEGDSAGGTAKQGRNRNIQAILPLRGKILNVEKAMAHRVFDSDEIKNIFTAFGVTIGTEEDSKELNLSKLRYHKIIIMTDADVDGSHIATLILTFFFRYMKPLIENGHVYIATPPLYLIKKGNKEQYAWDDAQRDLITQEMKGEKGVHIQRYKGLGEMNAEQLWETTMNPETRTLRQVTIENGAEADRIFSMLMGDDVAPRREFIERNAKYARIDT, from the coding sequence ATGACAGAAGAAACAAAAACATTAGAAAAAATTGAAAATGGCTATTCAGCAGAAAATATACAAGTATTAGAAGGTCTTGAAGCTGTTAGAAAACGTCCAGCGATGTATATTGGCGATGTTGGACAAAGAGGATTACACCATTTAGTATATGAAGTTGTTGACAACTCAATTGATGAAGCACTCGCAGGTTTTTGCACTAATATTGATGTAACAATAAATAAAGACAATAGTATTATTGTAACTGACAATGGGCGAGGAATTCCTGTGGATATGCACGAAAAGGAAAAAAGATCTGCATTAGAAGTTGTAATGACCGTTTTACATGCTGGAGGAAAGTTTGACAAAGGCTCATACAAAGTTTCAGGTGGATTGCATGGCGTTGGCGTATCGTGTGTGAATGCTTTGTCGTCAAGTTTAATAGCCACAATTCACAAAGACGGTAAAATATTTGAGCAAAAATATGCTTATGGAAAGCCAATTACCGGAGTTGAAGAAATTGGCAAAACTGATAAAACAGGCACAACCATATACTTTATGCCAGATAGCGGTATTTTCAATAATGTTACATACGTATATGATATATTAGCAAGCAGATTAAAAGAATTATCATTTTTAAACAAAGGAATAAAGCTCACTTTAACAGATGAAAGAGAAAACGAAGATGGAGAAACAACTAGAGATGAATTTTATTCTGCACGAGGATTACGTGATTTTATTGAATATTTAGATGGCAATAGAGAAAAATTAATCGAAGAGCCAATCTACTTTGAGGGTGAAAAAAACGGTGTTCCAATTGAAATTGCAATGCAATACAACACATCATTCTCTGAAAATGTACATACTTTTGTAAATAATATAAACACAATTGAAGGTGGAACACACTTAGCTGGCTTCAGAAGAGGATTGACAAGAACCTTGAAAGCTTATGCTGAAAAATCAGGAATGTTGGCAAAATTAAAATTTGACATTAGTGGAGATGACTTTAGAGAAGGACTTACAGCGATTATTTCCGTAAAAGTTGCTGAACCTCAATTTGAAGGACAAACAAAAACAAAGCTCGGGAACACTGACGTTATGGGAGTAGTTGACACTGTAATTTCTGAATATTTGAATTATTATTTAGAAGAAAATCCCAAGGAAGCAAAAGCAATTGTAAACAAAGTTATTTTAGCTGCAACAGCTCGCCATGCAGCACGCAAAGCGCGCGAACTAGTTCAACGGAAAAATGTTTTAACAATAGGTGGATTACCAGGCAAGCTAGCAGATTGCTCTGAAAAAGATCCTTCTTTATGTGAAATTTTCCTAGTGGAAGGTGATTCTGCAGGTGGAACAGCAAAGCAAGGTAGAAACAGAAATATACAAGCTATCCTTCCATTAAGAGGAAAAATCCTAAACGTGGAAAAAGCTATGGCTCATAGAGTTTTTGACTCTGATGAAATTAAAAATATATTTACAGCTTTTGGCGTAACCATTGGCACAGAAGAAGATTCCAAAGAACTAAACTTGTCAAAACTTCGTTATCACAAGATTATAATTATGACTGACGCCGACGTTGACGGTAGCCATATAGCTACACTTATTTTGACTTTCTTCTTCAGATATATGAAACCTCTTATTGAAAACGGACATGTGTATATTGCCACACCTCCTCTTTATTTAATAAAAAAAGGAAATAAAGAACAATATGCATGGGATGACGCTCAACGAGATTTAATTACTCAAGAAATGAAAGGTGAAAAAGGCGTGCATATTCAAAGATATAAAGGTTTGGGAGAGATGAATGCCGAGCAGCTTTGGGAAACAACAATGAATCCTGAAACGCGCACATTACGCCAAGTTACAATTGAAAACGGAGCTGAAGCAGACCGCATTTTCTCAATGCTAATGGGAGATGATGTTGCTCCAAGGCGCGAATTCATTGAGCGAAATGCTAAATATGCTCGAATAGATACTTAG
- a CDS encoding arsenic efflux protein yields MEVFHSIFLTALTLTGIVLVMMLMIEFINVKSNGKWLEKMQKNVHGQIILGTLMGLLPGCFGTFFMVSLFTHGNVGFGALVATLIATSGDEAFLMFSMFPVKAIIIHIFLAVIAIIAGYATHYIFKNKKINLANMHFEVHEHDTKKEKTSIIENLKHITFQRALLLFGLALVIINLTIGGGLHSHENEHALKHFHFEEYIQYVFAALALITFFAILKLPEHFISEHLWGHVIKKHFLKIFLWTFGALLVIELALPVLDLEVWVKENPIILLLIACLIGIIPESGPHMVFVTMFASGVIPLGVLMGSSIVQDGHGALPLLAESRKGFLLAKFISVIIGFLVGYAFILLNINL; encoded by the coding sequence ATGGAAGTTTTCCACTCTATTTTTCTTACAGCATTAACTCTAACAGGAATTGTTTTAGTCATGATGCTTATGATTGAATTTATAAACGTAAAAAGCAATGGCAAATGGCTTGAGAAAATGCAAAAAAATGTTCACGGACAAATCATTCTCGGCACATTAATGGGCTTACTTCCTGGCTGCTTTGGGACTTTTTTTATGGTGTCGCTGTTTACACATGGCAATGTTGGATTTGGAGCTCTAGTTGCAACGCTAATAGCCACTTCTGGAGATGAAGCTTTTCTCATGTTCTCTATGTTTCCTGTAAAAGCAATAATTATTCACATATTTTTAGCAGTAATAGCTATTATTGCCGGCTATGCCACTCATTATATTTTTAAAAATAAAAAAATTAATCTAGCAAATATGCATTTTGAAGTGCACGAACATGATACTAAAAAAGAAAAAACAAGTATAATCGAAAATTTAAAACATATAACATTTCAAAGAGCACTTTTGCTTTTCGGATTAGCTCTAGTAATAATAAATCTAACAATTGGCGGTGGGCTCCATTCTCATGAAAATGAACACGCACTAAAGCATTTCCATTTCGAAGAATATATACAATATGTTTTTGCAGCATTGGCACTAATTACATTTTTTGCAATTTTAAAGCTACCAGAGCATTTTATAAGCGAACATTTGTGGGGGCATGTAATTAAAAAGCATTTTTTGAAAATATTTCTTTGGACTTTTGGTGCTTTATTGGTTATAGAGCTAGCTTTACCTGTATTAGATTTAGAAGTATGGGTAAAAGAAAATCCAATAATATTACTTCTTATAGCTTGCTTAATTGGCATAATTCCGGAATCAGGACCGCACATGGTTTTCGTTACAATGTTTGCTAGTGGCGTTATTCCTTTGGGTGTGTTAATGGGATCTAGCATTGTTCAAGATGGACACGGAGCTTTGCCTCTCCTTGCTGAATCGAGAAAAGGATTTTTACTTGCAAAATTTATTAGCGTAATAATTGGATTTTTAGTAGGCTACGCCTTTATTCTATTAAATATTAATTTGTAA